Proteins encoded together in one Cetobacterium somerae ATCC BAA-474 window:
- a CDS encoding sulfurtransferase: protein MKKILFLLIILSTILLGKDIKTNELLKNLNNPEWIIVDTRDSNEYNGWNLSNLKINGHIKGATDLSANWLKTKYLNSNNKEILKQRVLEKGIIPEKNIVLYGTSTEMKDVEKYLKENGVKNIYFYDFEKNKDYDRLPFETYKNYEILVPATWVKNAMDKNEIKVFEVSWGSIKDAAVYLAGHIPGAPHINTDSIEPPPKWMLNTDENLIKFAEEMGISKNDRVVLYGENVMASYRLAIILKYLGVKDVRVLNGGLDAWKDAGYKTEMGIVKPTPIKDFGSKTPLNKSLIVNENGAKQVLKDNKNSKLLVDIRSYNERIGKESGYSYMDRKGRITGSVWGKSGTKSTTLEDYRNIDNTMRNGYEIISMWSGLGINTNKELTFFCGSGWRAAEVLFYSQVMGLKNNALYSNGWMEWSEDSSNPIETGIEN, encoded by the coding sequence TAATAATCCTGAATGGATTATAGTTGATACAAGAGATAGTAATGAATATAATGGATGGAATTTATCTAATCTAAAAATAAATGGACATATAAAAGGAGCTACTGATTTATCTGCTAATTGGTTAAAGACAAAATATTTGAACTCTAATAATAAAGAGATATTAAAGCAAAGAGTTTTAGAAAAAGGAATTATACCAGAAAAAAATATTGTTTTATATGGAACATCTACAGAAATGAAAGATGTAGAGAAATACTTAAAAGAAAATGGTGTAAAAAATATTTATTTTTATGATTTTGAAAAAAATAAAGATTATGATAGATTACCTTTTGAAACATACAAGAATTATGAAATTTTAGTTCCAGCAACTTGGGTAAAAAATGCTATGGACAAAAATGAGATTAAGGTTTTTGAAGTATCTTGGGGAAGTATAAAAGATGCTGCTGTATATTTAGCTGGGCATATTCCAGGAGCACCACATATTAATACAGATAGTATAGAGCCACCACCAAAATGGATGCTAAATACGGATGAAAATTTAATTAAATTTGCGGAAGAGATGGGAATATCTAAAAATGATAGAGTTGTTCTTTATGGTGAAAATGTTATGGCATCATATAGATTAGCTATAATTTTAAAATATCTTGGAGTAAAAGATGTAAGAGTTTTAAATGGCGGTTTAGATGCTTGGAAAGATGCAGGATACAAAACAGAAATGGGAATTGTTAAACCAACTCCAATTAAAGATTTTGGATCTAAAACTCCTTTAAATAAAAGTTTAATAGTAAATGAAAATGGAGCAAAGCAAGTTTTAAAAGATAATAAAAATTCAAAACTTTTAGTAGATATTAGATCATACAATGAGAGAATTGGAAAAGAATCAGGATATTCATATATGGATAGAAAAGGCAGAATTACAGGATCTGTATGGGGAAAATCTGGAACTAAATCAACAACATTGGAAGACTATAGAAATATTGATAATACAATGAGAAACGGTTATGAAATTATCTCTATGTGGTCTGGATTAGGAATTAATACAAATAAAGAGTTAACATTTTTCTGTGGATCGGGATGGAGAGCAGCAGAAGTATTATTTTATTCTCAAGTGATGGGATTAAAAAATAATGCTCTTTATTCCAATGGTTGGATGGAATGGAGTGAAGATAGTTCAAATCCAATTGAAACAGGGATAGAGAACTAA
- a CDS encoding MerR family transcriptional regulator, whose product MFDEFFTIGEVSKSTNIPISTLRYYDKVGLLSPAFKNDDTNYRYYTPMQIITLKVINHMRHLGFSIEYIKSHFENMDYEHTLQLFEKVLLETKLEIKKLKNTEKELVESWNKFKENFQLEKKVGIPFIDETADIKGIIYNGPVHSLGELSKTLKNIDNFEISNNLTPVLRGFKVSFNNWKKNRFTKDCLIASMKENHTNKSIVIPKGKYACVYGKGAFEEQNIVENLLNWIKENEYSPKNEFYLTFTDLIMFKSKKDFLYLLRIPII is encoded by the coding sequence ATGTTTGATGAATTTTTTACAATAGGAGAAGTTTCTAAATCTACGAATATTCCAATATCAACTCTCCGATATTATGATAAGGTTGGTTTACTTTCTCCAGCTTTTAAAAATGACGATACTAATTACCGTTACTATACACCTATGCAAATAATTACATTAAAAGTAATTAATCATATGAGACATTTGGGATTTTCTATTGAATATATAAAAAGTCATTTTGAAAATATGGATTATGAACACACTTTACAACTATTTGAAAAAGTGTTATTAGAAACAAAATTAGAAATAAAAAAATTAAAAAATACAGAAAAAGAACTAGTTGAAAGTTGGAATAAATTTAAAGAAAATTTTCAATTAGAAAAAAAGGTTGGTATTCCATTTATAGATGAAACTGCTGATATTAAAGGGATTATTTATAATGGCCCTGTTCATTCTTTAGGAGAATTAAGCAAAACATTAAAAAATATTGATAATTTTGAAATTAGTAATAATTTAACACCTGTTTTAAGAGGGTTTAAGGTTTCCTTTAATAATTGGAAAAAAAATAGATTTACTAAAGATTGTCTTATTGCTAGTATGAAAGAAAATCATACAAATAAATCAATAGTTATTCCTAAAGGAAAATATGCTTGTGTTTATGGTAAAGGTGCTTTTGAAGAGCAAAATATTGTTGAAAATCTTTTGAATTGGATAAAAGAAAATGAATACTCACCAAAAAATGAGTTTTATTTAACATTCACAGATTTAATTATGTTTAAAAGTAAAAAAGATTTTTTATATCTTTTGAGAATCCCAATAATTTAA
- a CDS encoding efflux RND transporter permease subunit gives MRLLSEFSIKKPATATMIIISMIFFGLLGLSKMPIELMPNTSNPTVRITIEWKGATPEDVDKMITKKVEDILPNVDGITEYSSTSSSETSKINVKFKYGTDIETKITLIQNEINQIKNKLPEDIEEPSIREQSMGSIPAAVLTMSGGDPMEVRTYAENSLKPLLERIEGVSQIIIFGGKEQEVLVEIDPEKLENYNLGILEVSNLISRASTTIPGGQVKEGEKEFYIKVQGELKTPQEIENIILKNNNGHLLRLKDVADIRIDTKDPSSLFRKNSSDGLVIVVAKTDDGNAIEIVDSINKTLKGVKNSLPLNSTIDYDFDSTITINNSINNVKETGIIGLILASGILYLFLKSISATIVIAVAIPISVIFTFFLLNAQGLTLNLVSLMGLSLGIGMLVDNSVVVLDNIYRHMSELGKNRVQAAKDGAAEMGLPVLASTLTTISVFLPIVFQEGMAKEQFKDLSYSISYSLFASLIVALVFVPMLSSKILNEKKDINSEGKFIKKLKRIYLSILRWAIKNRGITAILTILLFIGSIFAASTLGGGFIPTTDEGRFAIVAKLPSSADINMSNRIGSILENKVKDISIVNSYTMSGDTSNAILNINAGLKTSRKESLQEIVKNLRLTFTGIPDVILTVVPSYVFGSDGIYDVEFELYSDNESQLKEISEKLKEKMYYINGITDISSSFEGGKPEGKIIVDREKAKFYGVDIESLALMIKTQILGGQPITINGDNQEIDVTVQLQKKYRTSTKLLMDSRITLDNRKNIRISDIANLVLEEGPSKIEKKDKKKKVVLYANLENGFDLQSAKNSIIETFNNLGVPESISFGFGGDSADMADMGNQLFISFLVAIFLIYFILVWQFESFILPFIILLSIPLSTMGALYSLALFRVNLDAMVAVGFVMLAGIVVNNAIVLIDFINIRREAGDNINRALIVSGKTRLRPILMTTLTTVLGMIPLAISNGDGSEMYAGMSFVVIFGLSTATLFTLIVIPVFYYLVNDMKIYIKKIIRR, from the coding sequence ATGAGATTACTTTCTGAATTTTCTATAAAAAAACCTGCAACAGCAACAATGATTATAATATCTATGATATTCTTTGGTCTATTAGGTCTATCAAAAATGCCAATAGAACTAATGCCAAATACATCCAATCCAACCGTTAGAATTACTATTGAGTGGAAAGGAGCTACTCCTGAAGATGTTGATAAAATGATTACCAAAAAAGTTGAAGATATTCTTCCAAATGTTGATGGTATCACAGAATATTCTTCTACATCAAGTTCAGAGACATCAAAAATAAATGTAAAATTTAAATATGGAACTGACATCGAAACAAAAATAACTTTAATACAAAATGAAATTAACCAAATAAAAAATAAATTACCTGAAGATATTGAAGAACCATCTATTAGAGAACAATCTATGGGTTCTATTCCAGCTGCTGTTTTAACTATGTCTGGAGGAGACCCCATGGAAGTTAGAACTTATGCTGAAAATAGTTTAAAACCACTTTTAGAGAGAATCGAAGGTGTTTCGCAAATTATAATTTTTGGTGGTAAAGAACAAGAGGTTTTAGTCGAAATTGATCCTGAAAAACTCGAAAACTATAACCTTGGAATTTTAGAAGTTTCTAATTTAATATCTAGGGCAAGTACTACTATTCCTGGTGGACAAGTTAAAGAAGGTGAAAAAGAGTTTTATATAAAAGTTCAAGGGGAGTTAAAAACTCCTCAAGAAATTGAAAATATTATTTTAAAAAATAATAATGGTCATCTTCTAAGACTAAAAGATGTTGCAGATATTAGAATTGATACTAAAGACCCTTCTAGTTTATTTAGAAAAAATAGTTCCGATGGTCTAGTTATCGTTGTTGCTAAAACTGATGATGGGAACGCTATTGAAATTGTAGATTCTATTAATAAGACTTTAAAAGGAGTTAAAAACTCCCTACCTTTAAATTCTACTATCGATTACGACTTTGACTCTACAATTACAATTAATAATTCAATAAATAATGTTAAAGAAACTGGAATTATTGGTTTAATTTTAGCTTCAGGTATATTGTATTTGTTTTTAAAAAGTATATCTGCTACTATAGTTATTGCTGTAGCTATACCAATATCTGTTATTTTTACATTTTTTCTTTTAAATGCTCAAGGTTTAACACTAAACCTTGTCTCACTAATGGGATTATCTTTAGGAATTGGTATGCTTGTTGATAACTCTGTTGTTGTTTTAGATAATATATATAGACATATGAGTGAACTTGGGAAGAATAGAGTTCAAGCTGCTAAAGATGGAGCCGCTGAAATGGGCCTTCCTGTTTTAGCATCAACTTTAACAACAATTTCTGTATTTTTACCAATAGTTTTTCAAGAGGGAATGGCTAAGGAACAATTCAAAGATCTTTCATATTCTATCTCTTATTCATTATTTGCCTCATTAATTGTTGCCTTGGTTTTTGTTCCTATGCTTTCAAGTAAAATATTGAATGAAAAAAAAGATATAAACTCAGAAGGAAAATTTATAAAAAAACTAAAAAGAATATATCTTTCAATTCTAAGATGGGCTATTAAAAATAGAGGAATTACTGCTATTTTAACTATATTACTTTTTATAGGTTCTATTTTTGCAGCTTCAACGTTAGGCGGAGGATTTATTCCTACAACTGATGAAGGAAGATTCGCTATTGTTGCGAAGCTTCCTTCTAGTGCCGATATAAATATGAGTAATAGAATTGGAAGTATATTAGAAAATAAAGTTAAAGATATATCTATTGTTAACTCATATACTATGTCTGGAGATACTAGCAATGCTATTTTAAATATAAATGCTGGACTAAAAACATCTAGAAAGGAAAGTTTACAAGAAATTGTTAAAAATTTAAGATTAACTTTTACAGGTATTCCAGACGTTATTTTAACTGTTGTTCCTTCTTATGTATTCGGTTCTGATGGTATTTACGATGTTGAATTTGAACTTTACTCTGATAATGAATCACAACTAAAAGAAATATCTGAAAAGTTAAAAGAAAAAATGTACTATATCAATGGAATAACAGATATTTCCTCTTCTTTTGAAGGCGGAAAACCTGAAGGGAAGATTATTGTGGATAGAGAAAAAGCCAAGTTTTATGGAGTTGACATTGAAAGTCTAGCACTAATGATTAAAACTCAAATTTTAGGAGGACAGCCAATCACGATAAATGGTGATAATCAAGAGATCGATGTGACCGTACAACTTCAAAAAAAATATAGAACTTCTACAAAACTACTAATGGACTCTCGGATTACTTTAGATAATAGAAAAAATATTAGAATCTCTGACATAGCTAACCTTGTTTTAGAAGAAGGTCCATCTAAGATTGAAAAAAAAGATAAAAAAAAGAAAGTTGTTCTTTATGCTAACTTAGAAAATGGATTTGATTTACAAAGTGCTAAAAACTCTATTATAGAAACGTTTAATAATTTAGGTGTCCCTGAAAGTATTTCTTTTGGATTTGGTGGAGATAGTGCTGATATGGCTGATATGGGAAATCAACTTTTCATAAGTTTCTTAGTTGCCATATTCTTAATCTATTTTATTTTAGTTTGGCAATTTGAATCTTTTATTCTTCCATTTATTATTTTGCTTTCAATTCCCCTTTCAACTATGGGTGCTCTGTACAGTTTAGCTTTATTTAGGGTTAATCTTGATGCTATGGTTGCTGTTGGTTTTGTAATGCTTGCTGGAATAGTCGTTAATAATGCTATAGTTTTAATTGATTTTATAAATATTAGAAGAGAAGCTGGTGATAATATTAACCGAGCTCTTATTGTATCTGGTAAAACAAGACTTAGACCAATTCTTATGACTACTTTAACTACTGTTTTGGGAATGATTCCTTTAGCTATAAGTAATGGTGATGGCTCTGAAATGTATGCTGGTATGTCCTTTGTTGTTATATTTGGACTTTCCACTGCTACTTTATTTACATTAATTGTTATTCCTGTTTTCTATTATTTAGTTAATGATATGAAAATATATATAAAAAAAATTATTAGGAGATAA